Proteins found in one Acidimicrobiales bacterium genomic segment:
- a CDS encoding aminotransferase class III-fold pyridoxal phosphate-dependent enzyme: MTDALLHPFSPPGMPEGDFVEIVRGEGSLVFDSNGREYVDGMANLWLCQVGHGRTEIIDAVTAQMHQMEAYNTFAPFTNGPAARVAEMIAERSPHPDGRVFLGCSGSEAVDTALKIARQVQQRRGQEGRQVIVKRTNGYHGTNFGGTSAQGIAPNREGWGDLVPHFVEVPHDDLEAAASVFADHGDRIAAVLTEPVQGAGGVFPPVDGYLEGLRRLCDDNGALLIFDEVICGFGRIGEWFGAQAFGVTPDLITFAKGVTSGYLPLSGVILSRHVCEELEEPGFLLRTGYTYSGHQASCAAGIANLELMTSEGLDTRANHVGDRLQEGLRALEADGLIESWRGMGAVYAAELGRDSIPVRNEILANGVIVRPIGTCLAICPPLVITDDEVGRIIDATEAALR; encoded by the coding sequence ATGACCGACGCCCTGCTCCACCCGTTCTCTCCACCGGGCATGCCCGAGGGCGACTTCGTCGAGATCGTGCGGGGAGAGGGATCGCTGGTCTTCGACTCCAACGGTCGGGAATACGTCGATGGCATGGCCAACCTGTGGCTCTGCCAGGTAGGCCACGGGCGGACCGAGATCATCGACGCCGTCACGGCCCAGATGCACCAGATGGAGGCCTACAACACCTTCGCTCCGTTCACAAACGGGCCGGCCGCCCGGGTGGCCGAGATGATCGCGGAACGGTCGCCACACCCCGACGGGCGGGTGTTCCTGGGCTGCTCCGGTTCCGAGGCCGTCGACACGGCCCTCAAGATCGCCAGGCAGGTCCAGCAGCGCCGTGGCCAGGAGGGCCGCCAGGTCATCGTGAAGCGCACCAACGGCTACCACGGCACCAACTTCGGTGGAACCTCCGCACAGGGCATCGCCCCCAACCGTGAGGGCTGGGGCGACCTGGTCCCCCACTTCGTGGAGGTACCGCACGACGACCTGGAGGCCGCCGCCTCGGTCTTCGCCGACCACGGTGACCGCATCGCGGCCGTGCTGACCGAGCCGGTCCAGGGTGCCGGGGGCGTCTTCCCGCCGGTGGACGGATACCTGGAGGGCCTGCGTCGCCTCTGTGACGACAACGGGGCCCTGCTCATCTTCGACGAGGTGATCTGCGGGTTCGGTCGGATCGGCGAGTGGTTCGGCGCCCAGGCCTTCGGCGTCACCCCCGACCTGATCACGTTCGCCAAGGGCGTCACCTCCGGCTACCTCCCGCTGTCGGGCGTGATCCTTTCGCGCCACGTCTGCGAGGAGCTGGAGGAGCCCGGCTTCCTGCTGCGCACCGGCTACACCTACTCGGGCCATCAGGCCTCGTGTGCCGCAGGTATCGCCAACCTGGAGCTGATGACCAGCGAGGGCCTCGACACACGCGCCAACCACGTCGGCGACCGGCTCCAGGAGGGCCTCAGGGCCCTGGAGGCCGACGGCCTCATCGAGTCGTGGCGCGGGATGGGAGCCGTCTACGCCGCCGAGCTGGGCCGGGACTCGATCCCGGTACGCAACGAGATCCTGGCCAACGGAGTGATCGTGCGACCCATCGGTACGTGCCTGGCCATCTGCCCGCCGCTGGTCATCACCGACGACGAGGTGGGCCGCATCATCGACGCCACGGAGGCGGCGCTCCGCTGA
- a CDS encoding MFS transporter produces the protein MSSSAPESPAPGGPAGPSLFPYYLILFGSSAGLACIIVLLADLRDQLGFSEIGIGLAIGSGFGAAFVANLVMAPHADRGRAPAMLRAGLALAVAGMVLLAVGQELWHYVAGRVVFGFALGTAGPAARRTVIVADPENLGRNIGRLGAWDVGGFVAGPIIATGLTAVGGFRFTFWTMAGALALLLPVAFRAQPDVAAQDQERLGLQGLLRIRRLIGAFFMVAAYFVFIGAFEAVWVLEMDTRGASRAVLGVALTVGALPIALLSPLGGMLAQRYGARRWAVGSLGIITLMVIFWGIVPGVVGLIALTVATSVVEGFGFPSTPMLVAAAVPENRQAAAQGLMVAVEVASGAVAAMVIAIVYDAHGDAVAWRTTAVTMAILLSIGAILTRPTDRQPVRPGVPTDPIRRPFQ, from the coding sequence GTGTCGAGTTCCGCGCCTGAGTCCCCCGCGCCCGGAGGCCCGGCCGGACCCAGCCTGTTTCCCTACTACCTGATCCTGTTCGGGTCGTCGGCCGGCCTGGCCTGCATCATCGTGCTGCTCGCAGATCTCCGGGACCAGTTGGGCTTCTCGGAGATCGGCATCGGCCTGGCGATCGGCTCGGGGTTCGGAGCGGCGTTCGTGGCCAACCTGGTGATGGCCCCTCACGCCGACCGGGGCCGGGCCCCGGCCATGCTGCGAGCCGGCCTGGCCCTGGCCGTGGCCGGCATGGTCCTGCTGGCCGTCGGCCAGGAGCTGTGGCACTACGTGGCCGGTCGGGTCGTGTTCGGCTTCGCGCTGGGCACCGCTGGCCCGGCCGCCCGGCGCACGGTGATCGTGGCCGACCCGGAGAACCTGGGCCGCAACATAGGTCGGCTGGGGGCGTGGGACGTCGGTGGCTTCGTGGCCGGGCCGATAATCGCCACAGGCCTGACGGCGGTTGGCGGCTTCCGGTTCACCTTCTGGACCATGGCCGGAGCCCTGGCCCTCCTCCTGCCGGTGGCCTTTCGGGCCCAGCCGGACGTGGCGGCTCAAGACCAGGAGCGCCTCGGGCTACAGGGACTCCTTCGGATCCGGCGCCTAATCGGCGCCTTCTTCATGGTGGCCGCCTACTTCGTGTTCATCGGGGCCTTCGAGGCAGTTTGGGTACTGGAGATGGACACGCGAGGCGCCTCACGGGCCGTGCTGGGCGTTGCCCTCACGGTCGGTGCCCTTCCCATCGCCCTTCTATCACCTCTCGGTGGCATGCTGGCCCAGCGATATGGGGCCCGACGGTGGGCGGTCGGATCTCTCGGGATAATCACGCTGATGGTCATCTTCTGGGGGATCGTGCCCGGAGTGGTCGGCCTGATCGCGCTGACCGTCGCCACCTCGGTCGTAGAGGGATTCGGATTCCCGTCCACCCCCATGCTCGTGGCGGCCGCCGTCCCCGAGAACCGCCAGGCCGCGGCCCAGGGCCTGATGGTGGCCGTCGAGGTGGCCTCGGGGGCCGTGGCCGCCATGGTCATCGCCATCGTCTACGACGCCCACGGCGACGCCGTGGCCTGGAGAACGACGGCGGTCACCATGGCAATCCTGCTATCGATCGGTGCGATACTCACCCGTCCGACCGACCGTCAACCCGTCCGGCCCGGTGTTCCGACCGACCCGATCAGGAGGCCCTTCCAATGA
- the speB gene encoding agmatinase translates to MPQNPQPLSGNEMPRFGGIATFMRLPGTTAPTDLDVAVVGVPLDTGTSNRPGARFGPRGIRDESVLLRPYNMATRAAPFDSLRIDDTGDVAASPYDLMAAVEAIEDHFDGLLDDDVITASMGGDHTVVLPILRSMAKKHGPVGLVHVDAHTDINDTMFGSKVAHGTPFRRAVEEGLLDGERVVQIGVRGTGYAADDFDWSREQGFRVVQAEECWYRSLEPLMAEVRDQLGEGPVYLSFDIDGLDPAFAPGTGTPEVGGLTMPQALEVVRGCRGLDLVGCDLVEVAPIYDTSGMTSLVGANLLYEMLCVLPGVEFRA, encoded by the coding sequence GTGCCTCAGAATCCCCAGCCACTCAGCGGAAACGAGATGCCCCGGTTCGGCGGCATAGCCACGTTCATGCGCCTACCGGGAACCACGGCACCGACCGACCTGGACGTCGCCGTGGTCGGAGTCCCGTTGGACACCGGCACCTCGAACCGCCCGGGCGCACGGTTCGGCCCCCGGGGGATACGCGACGAGTCGGTGCTGCTACGCCCCTACAACATGGCCACCCGGGCCGCCCCGTTCGACAGCCTGCGCATCGACGACACCGGTGACGTGGCGGCCAGCCCGTACGACCTGATGGCCGCCGTAGAGGCCATCGAGGACCACTTCGACGGCCTCCTGGACGACGACGTCATCACCGCCTCGATGGGTGGCGACCACACCGTGGTGCTGCCCATCCTGCGCTCCATGGCGAAGAAGCACGGGCCGGTAGGCCTGGTCCACGTCGACGCCCACACCGACATCAACGACACCATGTTCGGCTCCAAGGTCGCCCACGGCACCCCGTTCCGGCGGGCCGTCGAGGAGGGCCTGCTGGACGGCGAACGGGTGGTCCAGATCGGCGTCCGGGGCACCGGCTACGCCGCCGACGACTTCGACTGGTCCAGGGAGCAGGGCTTCCGCGTGGTGCAGGCCGAGGAGTGCTGGTACCGGAGCCTCGAACCCCTCATGGCCGAGGTCCGGGACCAACTCGGCGAGGGCCCCGTCTACCTGAGCTTCGACATCGACGGGCTGGACCCGGCCTTCGCTCCTGGAACCGGCACCCCGGAGGTCGGCGGGCTGACCATGCCCCAGGCCCTCGAGGTGGTACGGGGATGCCGGGGCCTCGACCTCGTGGGCTGCGACCTGGTCGAGGTCGCCCCCATCTACGACACCAGCGGGATGACCAGCCTGGTCGGCGCCAACCTGCTCTACGAGATGCTCTGCGTGCTGCCCGGTGTCGAGTTCCGCGCCTGA